The Canis lupus familiaris isolate Mischka breed German Shepherd chromosome 5, alternate assembly UU_Cfam_GSD_1.0, whole genome shotgun sequence region aaattaatgaaatggaaacaagaagaacagtagaacagatcagtgcagggatgcctaggtggctcagtggctaagcatctgccttcagctcagggcatgatcccagagttccaggattgagtcccacatcaggctcccttcaaggagcctgcttctctcctctgcctatgtctctggctctctcatgaataaataaataaaatctttaccaaaaaaaccaaaaaaccccaaaaaacaaaaaacagaccaGTGCAACTAGGAGCTTGTTTTTTGAAAGAACTAAGATAGATAAActccctagccagacttattaaaaagaaaagagaaaggacccaaattaataaaataatgactgaaagaggagagattaagatgaacaccaaggaaatacaaatgattttaagaacatataATGAGCAGCTGTCTGCCAACAATTCAGGCAATCTGGaataaatggatgcattcctgaaaacttataaactaccaaaactgaaacaggaagaaatggaaaacctgagcagacccataaccagcaaggaaattgaagcagtaatcagaaaactcccaacaaacaggaacccagggacagatggcttcccaggggacttcttctaaatttttaaaggagaaataatgcCAATTCTACTGAAGCAGTTTAAAAAGGTAGAAGtggaagaaaaacttcaaatcttattctatgaggccaacattaccttggtcccaaaaccagataaagatcccatcaaaaaaggagaattacagactaataaccctgatgaacacaCATGTCAAAataccaagatactagccaacaacATCCAATTACATTAAATccaaatacattaaaaggattattcaccatgaccagtgggatttattcctgggatgcaaaggtggttcaacattcacaagtCAATCACAAGTCATTCACagtcaatgtgatagatcacattgataaaagaaaggacaagaaccatatgatcctctcagtagacaCAGAAAGGtcatttgacaaatacagcaACCTTTCTTGATTGAAACTCTTCaatagggatagaggaaacatacctcaatatcctaaaggccatctatgaaaagcccatggcaaatgtcattctcaatggggaaaaactgagagcttttccctttaaggtcagaaacatgacagggatgctAACTCTTATAACTGTTGTTCATCATAGTACTaaaaatcctagcctcagcaatcagacaacaaaaagaaataaaatgtattcaaattggcaaagaaatcagattctcactctttgcagatgacatgatactgtatgtggaGAACttaaaagactccaccccaaaattgctaggaCTCATAAaacaattcggcaatgtggcaggatacaaaatcaatgcatagaaatcagttgcatttctatacactaacaatgagactgaagtaAGAGAAACTAAGTAGTCAGTCCCACTTAACAATTTCACCAAAAcccgtaagatacctaggaataaacctaaccaaataggtaaaggatctgtactctaaaaactacagaacactttgaaagaaattgaggaagacacaaagaaatggaaaaacattccatggtcacaaattaaaagaacaaatattgtgaaaatgcccatactaccaagagcaatctatagattcaatgcaatctctatcaaaataccataaacatttttaacagagttggaacaaataaccctatgatttgtatagaaccagaaagaccccaaatagccaaggaatgctgaaaaagaaaactagagccaGGTGGCCTCACAATGCCTGACTGCAAGCTATTCTAAAAAACTgcgatcatcaagacagcatggtatggcacaaaatcagacacataaATCACTGGAATAGAATAGAAGACCTAGAAATGGACCCttaattctatggtcaactactcttcaacaaagaaggaaagaatatctaatggaaaaaagacagtctcttcaataaatggtgctgagaaaattgggcagatatatgcagaagaatgaaactagaccattctcttacactatacacaaagagaaactcaaaattgatgaaagacctaaatgtgagacaagaatccatcaacatcctagaggagaatacaggcagcaatctctttgagctcagccgcagcaacttcttgccGGACATATCTCAAGAgccaagggaaaccaaagcaaaaatgaactactgggacttcaagataaaagcCTTCTGCATAACAAagcaaacagtcaacaaaactgaaaggcaacctatggaatgggagaagatatttgcaaatgtcatatcagataaagggctagtatccaagatctataaagaactttacAAATTCaacatctaaaaaacaaagaatccagtcaataaatgggcagaagacatgaaccaacatttctccaaagaagacatataaatggccaactgacacatgaaaaaaaatgctccacattgcttgtcatcagggaaatacaaatcaaaagtatGATGAGCTATAACCTCACACGTGccagaatggataaaatcaacaatacaggaaacagcagatgttggtgagtatgtggagaaaggggaattgtcttacactgttggtgggaatgcaaactggtacagccactctggaaaacagtatggtggttcctcaagatgttaaaaatagagctaccctacaacccaaagatgtagtgaaatgaaggggcacttgcaccccaatgtttatggtagcaatgtccacaatagccaagctgtggaatgagctgagatgtccttcaatagatgaatggataaagaagatgtggcattatacagtgaaatattattcagccatcagaaaggatgaacacccaccatttataatgatgtggttggaactggagggtactattataaatgaaataagtcaatcagaaagacAACTATGTGgattcactcatatgcagaatataagaaatagtacagtggaccataagggaaggaggggaaactgaatgggaaacaatcagagagggagacagacaaaccatgagagactctgaactcagggcaacaaactgagggttgctgaaggggaggtcagtgggggaatggagtaactgggtgatgggaattaaggagagCAGACAATATGTTGAGCCCTGGacgttatatgcaactgatgaattattgaaaactagaTTTGaaataatgatgtactatatgttggctaattgaatttaaatagaagaaaaaaattaaaaaagaaagaaaagacataaagaaTCCTGAATACAGAATCTTTGcagaatattttccatttaagatATGGGAATAAAGAGGGAAATAAACAGTATAATAAATTTCCCTTCAGAGATGAAGAAGACAAGGAAAATGGAGTTCATTTTTGGCTCTGTCTTGGGAGATGGACTATCCATACAGTGATGAGAAAACTTGAGTAAATTTAGAGTCTCCAAGGAACTAAAGACAGATGCACAGTCTAGAGTGTAAATACAgtcctattatttcttttacacACAGGAATAATCCCAAGGGGAAGAGACTGAGCAGGCTTCTACTGTGTTTATAAGCAGGTGCTTATAAATCATCTGTATCTTAGAAGTggcaaataagataaaaataaagactgtttTCCTCTGTTGCATGAGAGAACCCAATGTCATAATCAGAAATTATGACCTGTAGTTTGGAAAGATTTCTAGGGCATATCTGAAATTAAGTGTATGCTACATCCTTTTGGAATCAAAGGGACTAAAGGCCTCAGAACCTGAAATAACCATTCCAGGACTGCAGGGGTAAAGAGCAATGATAAGGAAGCACTGAGATATTCTGGGCAAAGGAGGGTGAGTTCTtgaattccacttatatgaatgTCCCTCTTGTGAGTTGGAAATCCAGAGACCAAAGATAtgtaactttctttttcattttgtgcaGTTCGGAGATTCAGGTGAGCAAGAATCTGTTCAAGGGGAGATCAGGGGATATTCAGAGACTTAAGGGGCACAGGGATACAGTATCTCTGTCAGAAAGTTCCCTTTCCATGGATGGAGCTCTCACTCTTTTTGATTTATGGCTTTTATTCTGTGACGTGAGTCAGTAACTTAACCTGTCCTAGACTCTGGTCGCTTAGTTTTCTAATATATACACAGTTCTTGTCCCCATCATACCAAGTCTAATGTGCATTAGAGACCAGCGCCAGATTGGAGTGACTCTGCTTCCAATTTTACTTGATGGGAGGTTTAAGTGAAGGAGGAAATGGTGAGTCCAGGGAAGGACAGTTGTGCTTTGGTCcatccttctcccttcttccttggTTTCTCAAACAGTCCTGTTTGCATGTGGCAGGACTGGACTTTCCTCTTTAGGCTAAATTGTGATGCCCTTTTCTCTATTTAGATTGTAAACTTCTAATAAAGGGGAAGGTAGTGTTTCTCAGTATCATGATAGGATAAATGACGATATTCTGTGTCCAGATTTCGTTAGTCTCAGACCTCAGGTATTCTCAGTGTATATCCCCTCTTGTAGGATGAAATATTGTGGGAAGAGCTGGCTTTTTCTCTaatgaaatcctttttttccccctgtgctcACAGATCCCCTTGGAGAAGAATGGCTCCTACAAACTCCTCTTTTGTGACTGAATTCATTCTGGCAGGCCTCACAGACTTACCAGATCTCCAGCTCCCCCTGTTCTGCTTGTTTCTACTCATGTATGTGGTCACTGTGCTGGGAAATTTGGGCTTGATCATTCTAATCAGGCTGAATTCACACCTCCACACTCCCATGTactttttcctcttcaatttGTCCTTCATAGACTTCTGTTATTCTTCTGTGTTTACACCCAAAATGCTGATTCACTTCACATCTAAGAAGAATATTATCTCCTACAGGGGGTGCATGACCCAgctttactttttctgtttttttgttatttctgaaTGCTATGTGCTGACATCCATGGCCTAtgatcgctatgtggccatctgtaaccCACTTTTGTATAATGTTGCCATGTCCCCTAATGTGTGTTCCCTCCTTATGCTTGGTTCATATTTGATGGCATTCTCAGGTGCCATGGCCCACACTGGATGCATGCTGAGACTGACCTTTTGTGATGCAAACACCATCAACCATTACTTGTGTGAcatcctccctctgctccagctctCCTGCACCAGCACGTATGTGAATGAGCTGGTGGTTTTCATTGTGGTGGGCGTCAACATCATTGTGCCCACTGTCACCATCTTTGTCTCTTATGGTTTCATCCTCTCCAGCATCCTGCGCATCAGCTCCACTGAAGGCAGATCCAAAGCTTTCAGCACCTGCAGTTCCCACATAATtgcagtttctctcttttttggttcAGGTGCATTTATGTATCTTAAACCATCTTCTGCTAGGTCTATGGATGAGGGGAAAATCTCCTCTGTCTTTTATACCAATGTGGTTCCCTTGATGAACCCTTTCATTTATAGCTTGAGAAACAAAGTCATTAAACTTGCTCTGAGAAAAATCCAGAGTAGGAGAATGTTTTGATCAGAACCTCTGTCTTTGTATGTAGTTTTAGGACTAgtatattctgtttctttcatcagaatAGTTTAGGTGGGAGTGTTCATATCCTATGTCTTTATTACCATGGTGAAGGAAATTTGAATCTTCTGtcaatttactttcttttttttttggagctgagtaatatatactttattgatgatacatgacaaggtagggcacCCTAATTTCTTCCCCACTTCAGACATTCTGAGTTAGAAGCTACATAGAGGTTGGGAGATTCTTATTGTGTTGGGGGATGAGTTGTGGCAAGACTCCTCAGAAGCTGAgggtctctcttctccttttgctCTTTCTGGGGCTGGTGGTCTAGAGGGCTCTTACTCTTGAGGACCATGTGGATCATATGGTCCACCATTCGGTTCTGTAGCCAAATTCATTACCATACCAGGAAATGAGTTTCTCACAGTTGTCACTAGTGCCAGCCTCTGCATGGAAGGTGGAAGAGTGTGTGTCACTGTTAAAGTtgcaggagacaacctggtccttAGTGGAGTCCAGATTACCCTTGAGGGGGCCCCCTGATACCTGCTTCACCAGCTTCATGATGTCTTCATATtaggcagctttctccaggcaaCAGGTCAGTTCCATGACTGACACATTGGAGGTAGAAATATGGAAGGCCATACAGTTAGCTTTCCATTCAGCCCAGGGATGATCTTGTCTATAGCCTTGGCACACCAGCAGAGGCAGGAATGACTTTTTGGGCAGCCCCTTATGCATCATGCCACAGATCACAGAGGAACTGTCTTCTGGGTGGCAGCGATGGCATGGACTATAGTCCAGATGTCATGGATGACCCTGGCCAGAGAGGCCAAACAGTTGGTGGtacaggaggcattgctgacaatcttgagggagttgtcatacttctcatGGTTCACACCCATCATAAACATGGGACATTGCCAGAAGAAGGGCCAGGGACATCACAGGAGATACTCTTGTCCCCACTTCCAAATAAGCCCCAGTATTCTCCATGGTGGCGAAGACCCCAGTGGAGTCTACAACATACTCAACACCAGCATCACCCCAGTTGATGTTGGTGGGATCTTACTCCTGGAAGATGGAGGTGGATTCTCCATTGATGACAAGCTCCTCTTCTCAGCCATGACTTTATGGGTTATTTGCCAGAGGTGGAATGATACTGGAACATGTGGACCATGTAGTTGAGGTCAATGAGGTCAATCATTGCAGCAGCATCCACTTTACCAGAAGTTATAGTAGCCCTGGTGACCAGGCAACCATATGGCCAAATCCAGGTACTCTGACTTTCACTATCTGTCTTGGGGATGTGGCAGGCACTGCACCAGAAGATGTGACTATTTcagatggggaggagcagagagcccaatttttcctaattttttaataatatattttctttcctcatcaTTTTTACAATGTCTTCTCCTCTTTATCACTTTAACACTTTAAGAATAACATTAACCAAGAAATTTATCGGTTTTGTACATTGTCATTATAgagttggttttatttcttctggaaaaaaataaatgcttttgcaAATGATCACATAAAGTAACGGAAGGGTGATACTGCATCACTGTGGGGAGCTGCACTTGCTGATTGTACTGTGCCTTTGGAATCAGGATTCACATCATCTGTACTTCTATCTACACCTTCCACTTGCCTGTAATGTGCCTCCTTAAAATGCCAGTATTTCACAGTATTGCGGGTTccataatgtctttaaaatacaATCCACTTTCTAGTTGTAAGCACTAAGCATTAAGCTCCTTCTGGCAGATATTTCATATTTCCCATAGGACATATAATAGatcatcaatatatatttgttttgtagaTATGATACAGAAGCTGAGAAAGGGTAATGAGTTAAGTCATATAGCTTATGAAGGAAAAACCTAGATAAACTGTTAGCCTCCTTATTTCAGGAGGCTACTTATTCTACTGCTCATTCAAGTGTACTTTTTATCTctttcacttcatttcttttattttggtaatcatgaaatgtgagaaaaaactttttttttttttttttactttgaaagtgACTGTGCTTTGTTGGCTTACACATGAATATCCCTCAGGGTAATGGTTGTTTTAGGAAAATAGTTTGATAATTCTTTTGCTTGTAAAAAAAGAAGCCCTGTTAGGCTAGGATGCTTGAGAGAGGATTGGAACAACAGGGATTTTTTCCCtgcaaattaataataataaaaaagattttggaatgTTTGCAGGTGCTTGTAATTCAGAGGCTAGGGTATGGGAGAGAGGAACCCAGCAACAAACAGGTCAGGACCCAAAAACCGCATGGACAATAAACAGGAAACTGCTCTGTAGAAAAGGATTATGAGGTTTAAAACCATATTAAATCTAATAAATTTGTATCCTGGTCTCTAGAGTACTGTAATCTCCGTATCCCCCCTACCCACACTGTTCATACAGCTTTGATAAAACTTAAAAGGCACAGTGTCACTATATTAATAGTGTTTTGGGGAATGAAGACCAAAACTGGGGCCACATTTATGAGGAATCAGGAGCTCAGAGGACAGTAATTTCAGGAGATTAAATTGTGTGTGGTCTTCAAAACTCAAATTAAGGTGCAGGAATTTAGAAGGCAAATGATGGGAAAAAGACAACTCTTTCTGTGACTCTTCCATTCTGGAAGACTCTAGAAATATTAGGGAGATCACAGGATTTCTCTGGGTAGGATAACATTGCAGTCATTTGATATTTAAATAGGTAAACTAGCAAGGCAGGAAGACCTGGAAACAGCTAAATgactgctgtttttgtttttgttgttgttgttgttgttggcttcAATGTGCTACTCCCATATGGATGTTAAGTTACAAAAACCCTGAAATTACAGCTGGGAGAGGATGACAACTTGAAAGAAACATTGGTGATTAACCAAATTGTGACAATTCCTTTTCTGGTATAGgatattagattatttttattttgaagaaacacaaaaagatgactactttaaaaactcttaatcctgggcagcctgggtggctcagcggtttagcgctgccttcagcccagggtgtggtcctggagaccctggatcgagtcccagtcagggtccctgcatggaatggagcctgcttctcctacctgtgtctgtgcctctctctctctctatgtctctcatgaataaataaataaaatcttaaaaataaaaaaacccttaATGCTTAATCAGGTGATAATCCTCATATACTTGaagaatatttactattttaccaGTTTTCTAATTTCCACTCAAGATTTGTGTATTGTGAATTTAGCATAACTGGTTTgttggcttgtttttgttttagatatttgACATCACTAAAAGCTTAactatggtttatttatttattttttaagttaatttatttttaattgaagtatagttgatgtacaacattctattagtttcacgtgtacaacatagtgatctgaCATTTATATACACTACCAAATGCACACCATGGTAAGTGTAGTTACTGTCACCATACAGttactgacttttttcttttaagattttatttatttgagagagagagagagataaagagcataagcagggagactgacactgggttcgatcccaggaactgagatcatggcctgagacaaaggcagacccAGGTGCCTCCCTGACATATGATTTTAAATGACTTCTCACACCACATCCCCTGAATTCCATATCAAGATGCTTGATTTCCATTTAACAAGTTCTATTTGTATAAAATAGTTGGTTTAATttctgtgggggttttttgtttgtttgttttcctttacttACTGTCCATTTTGATgaaattgttttgattactgataaAAGTTTGTCAATATGTAAATGAGGTTGGCTATTCGGGAACCCTTATAGATGGTGCAAAGGGGCATAcactttcttatatattttattactccTTGAGGAAGCTAAAGTATATGTTAAACTTGGTCATTAATCTTTCATTTGAGAAGCctcaaaatacaaatgtaatCTTCAATTTCAGTCCACTTTcagaaatgataattttttattgcagAAAGGATAAACTACCTTTTGGactgaattccatttttttcaggTTACTTGGggaaaatttcattaaaattgttataaaagTTCTAAAGACAGTTTATTAAAGTTAAGATTTACAAAGTTGTCTTAAAAACAACTTAGTTGACAGCTTTCTGATTTGTAGCTTAAGCACTACCTATGTAttgggacttatttttttttttttcagaagaaccAAGTCAGATGTCAGATGTATTACATGCACAACAGAGTTATCCCTTatggtttctgcttttttgtgtTATGTGCATGTACATAAAGGAAGTTATGAGGGAAAATATgagtctattgaaatgatcacagCTAAGAGTCAAGCAGGTAAGTCATGGGATTTGTCTGTACCTGTGTCAAGGACAGAGCTCTCCCTGAACTTTCTTAGCAATAACAGAAAATGATCCTCCTTGTTCAGAACCAGAAGCAAAGTTGATTACATTCTGGATTTGTTTCATGTAAAGTTCTTGTAAGTGAGCTGCTATGGTTGTTTGGAACCAGATTTGGAATGAGCATGATTAAGGTACTTGGAGGTTAAGGTGTCATAAAAAGCAGAAGTGCAAGCAAGGGGTTCTGAATTCCCTATCTTTTTAGTTGCTGAACCCCTAAACATATTGAACCTCCTTCTCTACTCCTCCTTACACTGTCctccttaaacacacacacacacacatacacacacacacacccctacacacAGTGTACAAGTCATATTCTTTGAGATATTTTAAGAGATCATTGCTAACATGATTGCATGGTATGCAACCCACTTTCTGGTAGATGGTTCCTGGTCCCACCTTCTGAGAGGAAAGGCTGAGCAGGAAGTATTTATGAATCTAGGAAAAGGAAGTGGCTGctgctttattcttttgtttgttcatggaaacacacatacacatacacatgtgcacacatatgtactaacacacatgcacatttagTTGCATGCTCACACAAAGCATTTTGTACCTCTGAGTACCCAGCAATGTGTAGCATTGGGGTGTATGTCACTAATATAAATAAGACATAGTGAGGGAAGAAtataaatgtagtttttttttaactttcacacttactttatctatttattttccattttttaaattgaagttcaatttgccaacatatggtacaacacccagtggtcataccatcaagtgcccccctcagtgtccatcacccagttaccccatccacccacccacctccctttccactaccctttgtccatttcacagagttaggagtctctcttgttTTGTCaccatctctgatatttcccactcattttctctcctttcccctttattccctttcactattttttatattccctgtatgagtgagaccatatgatgattgtccttctccaactgacttacttcactcagcataataccctctagttccatccatgtcgaaacaaatggtaggtattcgtcctttctaatggctgagtactatcccattgcatacatagaccacatcttctttatccatccatctgtcaaaggccatcgaggctccttccatagttcggctattatggacattgctgctatgaacattggggtccaggagtcccagcatttcatttctttggggtaaatcgctcatagtataattgctgggtcatacggtagctctatttttaagtctttgaggaacctccacactgttttccagagtggctgtaccaattctcattctcaccaacagtgcaagagggttcccctttctccacatcctctccaacatttgttatttcctgtcctgttaattttcccaattctcactggtgtgaagtggtatctcattgtggttttgatttgtatttccttgatggcaagtgatgcggagcattttctcatgtgcttgttggccatgtctgccttctttggtgaaatttctgttcatgtcttttgcccattttgtgattggattttttgtttcttgggtgttgaatttattttattttattttattttattttattttattttattttatttttgaaaatcagaattttactttacttttatttatttattttttttaaatttattttttattggtgttcaatttaccaacatacagaataacccccagtgcctgtcacccattcactcccaccccccgccctcctccccttctaccacccctagttcgtttcccagagttagcagtctttacgttctgtctccctttctgatatttcccacacatttcttctcccttcccttctattccctttcactactatttatattccccaaatgaatgagaacatataatgtttgtccttctctgattgacttacttcactcagcataataccctccagttccatccacgttgaagcaaatggtgggtatttgtcatttctaatagctgagtaatattccattgtatacataaaccacatcttctttatccactcatctttcgatggactcggtgtccatcgaaagatgggtgttgaatttaataagttctttatagatcttggatactagccctttatctcataggtcatttgcaaatgtctcctcccattctgtaggttgtcttttagttttgttgactgtttcttttgttctgcagaagctttttatcctgattaagtcccaatagttcatttttgcttttgtttcctttgcttcatggatgtatcttgcaagaagttactgtggccaagttcaaaaagggtgttgcctgtgttcttctctaggattttgatggaaaatgtagattttcttaacacaacagagaaaatggattttaaaagcagTCTTATATGGTCAAACTTTAgttcttaaaattgattttattgaaTTGATGTCCATGTTTGAAGACAGATATGGTATTTTTCCATGAGTCTGTCATAGTTGGCTTTTCTCCCTTGTATTATCAGCTGACCACCAGGCAAAGTAGTTGGTTTATCTGCAGGGCTTGGTTGAACAAACTATGTACGTTTAAATGTTAAAATCCTACTCTATGTGAAGTTTTACTTTCTGAGGGAGGAACTCTCATCTTTCTGAGTGAGTAGGATGGCTGGTGGTATCAAAGGGGCTGTAGGAAGTCTCTATCTGACATAAAGTTAAATTAACCCACTTCAAATATTAATATAGAGACAGGGTGTTACCATTGCTCTTaatgtgttttagtttttctGCTGTGTCACATCTCTCAGTTCTTATATTCCCAAGGGAAGTCATGTGAGATAAAGAGGAGACAAATCTTAGTTTTCATTTCATAGATGTGAAATTGATGTTCAGATGTGTTCATGGTTTGTCTCAAATGACAACTTTTAAGTGGTAGAGCTAAGACTAGCACTTGGTGTTCTGATTCTAAATATATcagggtattattattattaacatactatactttattttttttttttcatactatactttaaaatatgaaaatgtgaaCATGAAAATGGTTGCAGTAAATAAAAAGTCTCAGaacacaaataaaagcaaaatgcagggatccctgggtggcgcagcggtttggcgcctgcttttggcccggggcacgatcctggagacccgggatcgaatcccacgtcgggctcccggtgcatggagcctgcttctccctctgcctgtgtctctgcctctctctctctctctgtgactatcataaataaataaaaattaaaaaaatttaaaaaaaaaaaagcaaaatgtcaagAAAGCATCTTTCCCATCTTATATTTGAAAGCTCTATTGCCTAAGTTagttaagaatatataaaatgtgaactggtgcagccactctggaaaactgtgtggaggttcctcaaacagttaaaaatatacctgccctacgacccagcaattgcactgttggggatttaccccaaagatacaaatgcagtgaaacgccgggacacctgcaccccgatgtttctagcagcaatggccactatagccaaactgtggaaggagcctcggtgtccaacgaaagatgaatggataaagaagatgtggtttatgtatacaatggaatattactcagctattagaaatgacaaatacccaccatttgcttcaacgtggatggaactggagggtattatgctgagtgaagtaagtcagtcg contains the following coding sequences:
- the OR8B1J gene encoding olfactory receptor 8B3 isoform X1, whose protein sequence is MAPTNSSFVTEFILAGLTDLPDLQLPLFCLFLLMYVVTVLGNLGLIILIRLNSHLHTPMYFFLFNLSFIDFCYSSVFTPKMLIHFTSKKNIISYRGCMTQLYFFCFFVISECYVLTSMAYDRYVAICNPLLYNVAMSPNVCSLLMLGSYLMAFSGAMAHTGCMLRLTFCDANTINHYLCDILPLLQLSCTSTYVNELVVFIVVGVNIIVPTVTIFVSYGFILSSILRISSTEGRSKAFSTCSSHIIAVSLFFGSGAFMYLKPSSARSMDEGKISSVFYTNVVPLMNPFIYSLRNKVIKLALRKIQSRRMF